One stretch of Streptomyces sp. 135 DNA includes these proteins:
- the dnaB gene encoding replicative DNA helicase, with amino-acid sequence MSISEPLDDPWADSGPSDRLPVSRQRRDGGRSRDEQHERGREGGWDGGGSSFERVPPQDLDAEQSVLGGMLLSKDAIADVVEVLKGHDFYRPAHETIYASILDLYAKGEPADPITVAAELTKRGEITKVGGASYLHTLVQTVPTAANAEYYAEIVHERAVLRRLVEAGTRITQMGYAADGDVDEIVNSAQAEIYAVTEQRTTEDYLPLGDIMEGALDEIEAIGSRSGEMTGVPTGFTDLDQLTNGLHPGQMIIIAARPAMGKSTLALDFARACSIKHNMPSVIFSLEMGRNEIAMRLLSAEARVALHHMRSGTMTDEDWTRLARRMPDVSAAPLYIDDSPNLSMMEIRAKCRRLKQRNDLKLVVIDYLQLMQSGGSKRAESRQQEVSDMSRNLKLLAKELELPVIALSQLNRGPEQRTDKKPMVSDLRESGSIEQDADMVILLHREDAYEKESPRAGEADIIVGKHRNGPTATITVAFQGHYSRFVDMAQT; translated from the coding sequence GTGAGTATCTCCGAGCCTTTGGACGACCCCTGGGCCGACAGCGGTCCCAGTGACCGTCTGCCCGTCTCCCGCCAGCGCCGCGACGGAGGGCGAAGCCGCGACGAGCAGCACGAGCGCGGACGCGAGGGCGGCTGGGACGGCGGAGGCTCCTCCTTCGAACGCGTTCCCCCGCAGGACCTCGACGCCGAGCAGTCGGTGCTCGGCGGCATGCTGCTCTCCAAGGACGCCATCGCCGACGTCGTCGAGGTCCTCAAGGGCCACGACTTCTACCGGCCCGCGCACGAGACGATCTACGCCTCGATCCTCGACCTGTACGCCAAGGGCGAGCCGGCCGACCCGATCACGGTCGCCGCCGAGCTCACCAAGCGCGGCGAGATCACCAAGGTCGGCGGCGCCTCGTATCTGCACACGCTCGTCCAGACGGTCCCGACCGCGGCGAACGCCGAGTACTACGCGGAGATCGTCCACGAGCGCGCGGTGCTGCGCCGCCTCGTCGAGGCCGGCACCCGCATCACCCAGATGGGGTACGCGGCCGACGGCGACGTCGACGAGATCGTCAACAGCGCCCAGGCCGAGATCTACGCGGTCACCGAGCAGCGCACCACCGAGGACTACCTCCCGCTCGGTGACATCATGGAAGGCGCCCTCGACGAGATCGAGGCGATCGGCTCGCGGTCGGGCGAGATGACGGGTGTGCCGACCGGTTTCACCGACCTCGACCAGCTCACCAACGGCCTGCACCCCGGCCAGATGATCATCATCGCGGCCCGTCCCGCCATGGGTAAGTCGACGTTGGCGCTGGACTTCGCACGGGCCTGTTCGATCAAGCACAACATGCCGAGCGTGATCTTCTCCCTCGAAATGGGGCGCAACGAGATCGCGATGCGTCTGCTGTCCGCCGAGGCGCGCGTGGCGTTGCACCACATGCGTTCCGGCACGATGACGGACGAGGACTGGACCCGGCTCGCCCGCCGCATGCCGGACGTCTCGGCCGCCCCCCTCTACATCGACGACTCCCCGAACCTGTCGATGATGGAGATCCGCGCCAAGTGCCGCCGCCTCAAGCAGCGCAACGACCTGAAGCTCGTCGTCATCGACTACCTCCAGCTGATGCAGTCCGGCGGCTCCAAGCGGGCCGAGAGCCGGCAGCAGGAAGTCTCGGACATGTCGCGAAACCTGAAGCTGCTGGCCAAGGAGTTGGAGCTGCCGGTGATCGCGCTCTCGCAGCTGAACCGTGGCCCCGAGCAGCGTACGGACAAGAAGCCCATGGTCTCCGACCTGCGTGAATCCGGGTCGATCGAGCAGGACGCGGACATGGTGATCCTGCTGCACCGCGAGGACGCGTACGAGAAGGAGTCGCCCCGCGCGGGCGAGGCGGACATCATCGTCGGCAAGCACCGTAACGGCCCGACGGCGACGATCACGGTTGCCTTCCAGGGCCACTACTCGCGTTTCGTGGACATGGCACAGACCTGA
- a CDS encoding MerR family transcriptional regulator, which produces MLTIGELASYAGVTVRAVRHYHVKGLLPEPERDHSGYRRYDAAAVVELIRIRTLAKAGVPLARIRELLQAGEEEFAAAVAEIDERLRAEIRERQLHRERIARLTAGDSLALPPEVVGFLDRLRALGVDERIVRVERDGWIPLAAHWPERVPEWAARKGEQLDDPQLVDFYVTLGQALDGADDDPRLVELADRLAAYITRVAEEQGEDYVDDADIEPPFTKLMDALAFDTAPPARQLFELLKERGWAGWTKLERVEPVRRRR; this is translated from the coding sequence GTGCTGACCATCGGTGAACTGGCGTCGTACGCCGGAGTGACAGTGCGCGCGGTGAGGCATTACCACGTCAAGGGGCTGCTGCCGGAGCCGGAGCGCGACCACTCCGGGTATCGGCGGTACGACGCCGCGGCCGTGGTCGAACTGATCCGGATCCGAACCCTGGCCAAGGCCGGGGTTCCGCTCGCGCGCATCCGTGAGCTGCTCCAGGCGGGCGAGGAGGAGTTCGCCGCGGCGGTCGCCGAGATCGACGAGCGGCTGCGGGCGGAGATCCGGGAGCGGCAGCTGCACCGTGAGCGGATCGCCCGCCTCACCGCCGGGGACAGCCTGGCGCTGCCCCCGGAAGTCGTCGGGTTCCTCGACCGGCTGCGGGCGCTCGGCGTCGACGAACGGATCGTCCGGGTCGAACGCGACGGCTGGATCCCGCTGGCCGCCCACTGGCCCGAGCGGGTCCCGGAGTGGGCGGCGCGCAAGGGCGAGCAGCTGGATGATCCGCAGCTCGTCGACTTCTACGTCACCCTGGGCCAGGCGCTGGACGGGGCGGACGACGACCCGCGCCTGGTCGAGCTGGCCGACAGGCTGGCCGCCTACATCACGCGGGTGGCCGAGGAGCAGGGCGAGGATTACGTCGACGACGCCGACATCGAGCCGCCGTTCACCAAGCTGATGGACGCGCTGGCCTTTGACACCGCGCCGCCGGCCCGTCAACTGTTCGAGCTGCTGAAGGAACGGGGCTGGGCGGGCTGGACGAAGCTGGAGCGGGTGGAGCCCGTGCGACGTCGGCGGTGA
- the rplI gene encoding 50S ribosomal protein L9 → MKIILTHEVSGLGAAGEVVDVKDGYARNYLIPRNFAIRWTKGGEKDVAQIRRARKIHEIATIEQANEIKAQLEGVKVRLAVRSGEAGRLFGSVTPADVASAIEAAGGPKIDKRRVELGSPIKTLGAHATSVRLHPEVAAKVNIEVVSA, encoded by the coding sequence ATGAAGATCATCCTCACCCACGAGGTCTCCGGCCTCGGTGCCGCCGGCGAGGTCGTAGACGTCAAGGACGGCTACGCCCGCAACTACCTGATCCCGCGGAACTTCGCGATCCGCTGGACCAAGGGTGGCGAGAAGGACGTCGCGCAGATCCGTCGTGCGCGCAAGATCCACGAGATCGCGACGATCGAGCAGGCCAACGAGATCAAGGCGCAGCTCGAGGGCGTCAAGGTCCGTCTGGCCGTCCGCTCCGGCGAGGCCGGTCGCCTCTTCGGTTCCGTCACCCCGGCTGACGTCGCTTCGGCGATCGAGGCTGCCGGTGGCCCGAAGATCGACAAGCGTCGCGTCGAGCTGGGCTCGCCGATCAAGACGCTGGGCGCCCACGCGACGTCCGTGCGTCTGCACCCCGAGGTTGCCGCGAAGGTCAACATCGAGGTCGTCTCCGCCTAA
- a CDS encoding MarR family transcriptional regulator, producing the protein MTATDPALTALAQGWCALSLLHGQIESHIERALQAEHGLSVREYSLLDVLSRQHDGEGGHLQMKQVADAVVLSQSATTRLVTRLEDRGLLSRYLCPTDRRGIYTDVSEAGTALLNEARPTNDAALREALDEAARNPELAPLVKAVETLRVPA; encoded by the coding sequence ATGACAGCGACGGATCCCGCACTCACCGCCCTTGCTCAGGGGTGGTGCGCGCTCTCCCTGCTCCACGGGCAGATCGAGAGCCACATCGAGCGCGCCCTCCAGGCCGAGCACGGGCTGAGCGTGCGCGAGTACTCCCTGCTCGACGTGCTCAGCCGCCAGCACGACGGCGAGGGCGGCCATCTGCAGATGAAGCAGGTCGCGGACGCCGTGGTTCTGAGTCAGAGCGCCACCACGCGCCTGGTCACCCGCCTGGAGGACCGCGGGCTGCTCTCGCGCTACCTGTGCCCCACCGACCGGCGCGGCATCTATACGGACGTGAGCGAGGCCGGCACCGCGTTGCTCAATGAGGCGCGCCCCACCAATGACGCGGCCCTGCGCGAGGCCCTCGACGAGGCCGCCCGGAATCCTGAGCTCGCTCCGCTGGTGAAGGCCGTCGAGACATTGCGCGTGCCTGCCTAG
- a CDS encoding ATP-binding cassette domain-containing protein encodes MTTRTSAIEVVGLRKAFGDREVVAGVDLTVPACTVYALLGPNGAGKTTTVRILSTLLPPDAGEVRVAGYDVRREADQVRASIGVTGQFSAVDELLTGRENLRLMADLGHLGRRGAQDMVGQLLERFGLVEAADRRAATYSGGMKRRLDLAMTLVPGPRLIFLDEPTTGLDPRSRRDLWEIVRELVADGVTVFLTTQYLEEADQLADRMGVLDGGRLVAEGTAAELKRLVPGGHIELQAADSEAVAELARRLPRASPNPGALTVTLPHDGSLTALRRLLDGIDDRVVTGLAVHTPDLDDVFMALTGRPTTDERVSEEVPV; translated from the coding sequence ATGACTACGAGAACCAGTGCGATCGAGGTCGTCGGGCTGCGCAAGGCGTTCGGTGACCGTGAAGTGGTCGCCGGTGTCGACCTGACCGTCCCCGCGTGCACCGTCTATGCCCTGCTCGGGCCGAACGGCGCCGGCAAGACCACGACCGTCCGGATCCTGTCCACGCTCCTGCCCCCGGATGCCGGGGAGGTGCGCGTCGCCGGGTACGACGTGCGCCGGGAAGCCGATCAGGTGCGTGCGTCGATCGGGGTGACCGGGCAGTTCTCCGCCGTCGACGAGTTGCTGACCGGGCGGGAGAATCTGCGGTTGATGGCCGACCTCGGTCACCTCGGCCGCCGTGGCGCGCAGGACATGGTCGGCCAGTTGCTTGAGCGGTTCGGCCTGGTCGAGGCCGCCGACCGGCGTGCGGCGACGTACTCGGGTGGCATGAAACGGCGACTCGACCTGGCGATGACCCTGGTGCCCGGGCCTCGGCTGATCTTCCTCGACGAACCGACCACCGGACTCGATCCGCGCAGCCGCCGCGATCTGTGGGAGATCGTGCGGGAGTTGGTGGCCGACGGCGTCACCGTCTTCCTCACCACCCAGTATCTGGAGGAGGCCGACCAACTGGCCGACCGGATGGGTGTGCTCGACGGCGGCCGGCTGGTCGCCGAGGGCACCGCCGCCGAGCTGAAGCGGCTGGTCCCCGGTGGCCACATCGAGCTTCAGGCCGCCGACAGTGAGGCGGTGGCCGAATTGGCGCGACGGTTGCCCCGGGCGAGTCCGAACCCCGGGGCGCTCACCGTGACCCTGCCGCACGACGGCAGTCTCACCGCGCTGCGGCGGCTGCTGGACGGGATCGACGACCGCGTGGTCACCGGGCTCGCCGTGCACACCCCGGACCTGGACGATGTGTTCATGGCCCTCACCGGCCGCCCCACCACGGACGAACGGGTCTCCGAGGAGGTGCCGGTATGA
- the rpsR gene encoding 30S ribosomal protein S18 has translation MAKPPVRKPKKKVCAFCKDKVTYVDYKDTNMLRKFISDRGKIRARRVTGNCTQHQRDVATAVKNSREMALLPYTSTAR, from the coding sequence ATGGCGAAGCCGCCTGTGCGCAAGCCTAAGAAGAAGGTCTGCGCTTTCTGCAAGGACAAGGTCACGTACGTGGACTACAAGGACACGAACATGCTGCGGAAGTTCATTTCCGACCGCGGCAAGATCCGTGCCCGCCGCGTGACCGGCAACTGCACGCAGCACCAGCGTGACGTCGCCACGGCCGTGAAGAACAGCCGTGAGATGGCGCTGCTGCCCTACACGTCCACCGCGCGATAA
- a CDS encoding serine hydrolase domain-containing protein — MTTPHEELLPTTRRTLLHRIATAQAEGRTPSLVAAVARDGEVVWSGARSMVDGHAPDENVQYRIGSITKTFTAVLVMRLRDEGLLDLRDPLEKHLPGTGTGEVTIAELLAHTGGLAAETPGEWWERTPGSTRPELTDVLGEQPFRHPVGRRFHYSNPGYTLLGSLVEAVRGASWEDVLRREVLEPLGLNRTSAQPQAPHAGGWAVHPWADVMMPEPVEDLGLMAPAGQLWSTTADLARFACFLAKGDERVLGAESVREMRTPSAPSQPESWDRSYGLGLDLLRWEGLSLAGHTGSLPGFLAGLWVSEREGVAAVALANCTSGPLVATLAADLVKIVAEAEPPIPEPWRPLPEVDEKVLELAGPWYWGTQVLALRLSADGGVELGPLSGAGRQARFRSNGDGTWTGLDGYYAGELLRPVRRTDGSVSHLDLGSFVFTRKPYDEGAPVPGGVAPEGWRGF, encoded by the coding sequence ATGACAACGCCCCACGAAGAACTGCTCCCCACCACCCGCCGCACCCTCCTGCACCGCATCGCCACCGCACAGGCGGAAGGCCGGACCCCTTCACTGGTGGCCGCCGTGGCTCGGGACGGCGAGGTGGTGTGGAGCGGCGCCCGCAGCATGGTGGACGGGCACGCGCCGGACGAGAACGTCCAGTACCGCATCGGGTCGATCACCAAGACCTTCACCGCCGTCCTGGTGATGCGGCTCCGGGACGAGGGACTGCTGGACCTGCGGGACCCGCTGGAGAAGCACCTGCCGGGTACGGGCACGGGGGAGGTCACGATCGCCGAACTCCTTGCGCACACCGGCGGTTTGGCGGCCGAGACGCCGGGGGAATGGTGGGAGCGCACGCCCGGGTCGACGCGCCCGGAGCTCACCGATGTCCTCGGTGAGCAGCCCTTCCGGCACCCCGTCGGCCGCCGCTTCCATTACTCCAACCCCGGTTATACGTTGCTCGGTTCGCTGGTGGAGGCGGTGCGGGGCGCCTCGTGGGAGGACGTGCTGCGCCGCGAGGTACTCGAACCGCTGGGGCTGAACCGCACGAGCGCACAGCCGCAGGCTCCGCACGCCGGTGGCTGGGCGGTGCATCCGTGGGCGGACGTGATGATGCCGGAGCCCGTCGAGGATCTGGGGCTGATGGCACCGGCGGGCCAGCTGTGGTCCACGACGGCTGACCTGGCGCGCTTCGCCTGTTTCCTGGCCAAGGGTGACGAGCGGGTCCTGGGTGCTGAGTCCGTCCGGGAGATGCGGACCCCGTCGGCACCGTCGCAGCCGGAGAGCTGGGACAGGTCGTACGGCCTGGGCCTGGACCTGCTGCGGTGGGAGGGACTCAGCCTGGCCGGGCACACGGGTTCGCTGCCGGGCTTCCTCGCCGGCTTGTGGGTGAGCGAGCGGGAGGGGGTGGCCGCGGTCGCGCTGGCCAACTGCACCTCCGGGCCGCTGGTGGCGACGCTGGCAGCGGACCTCGTGAAGATCGTGGCGGAGGCGGAGCCGCCCATCCCCGAGCCGTGGCGGCCGCTCCCCGAAGTCGACGAGAAGGTGCTGGAGCTGGCAGGCCCTTGGTACTGGGGGACCCAGGTGCTCGCGCTCCGTCTGTCGGCCGACGGAGGCGTCGAACTCGGCCCGCTGTCCGGCGCGGGACGCCAGGCGCGGTTCCGGTCCAACGGCGACGGCACCTGGACGGGGCTCGACGGCTACTACGCGGGAGAGCTGCTGCGGCCGGTACGGCGCACGGACGGCTCGGTGAGCCATCTCGACCTGGGGTCGTTCGTCTTCACGCGCAAGCCGTACGACGAAGGGGCGCCGGTGCCTGGTGGCGTGGCCCCGGAGGGATGGCGCGGTTTCTGA
- a CDS encoding GNAT family N-acetyltransferase, whose protein sequence is MGDLEIRPAVADDLPAIVAMLADDPLGATRESPDDLTPYVAAFQRLADDPNQRLVVAVREGRVVGTLQLTIVPGLSRKGATRSIIEGVRVHADERGSGLGTRFIEWAIEESRRQGCQLVQLTSDATRTDAHRFYERLGFSASHLGFKLQL, encoded by the coding sequence ATGGGAGATCTTGAGATACGTCCGGCCGTAGCCGACGACCTGCCCGCCATCGTCGCCATGCTCGCCGACGACCCCCTGGGCGCCACGCGCGAGTCGCCGGACGACCTCACCCCGTACGTCGCCGCGTTCCAGCGCCTGGCCGACGATCCCAACCAGCGGCTGGTCGTCGCCGTACGGGAGGGCCGCGTAGTCGGCACGCTTCAGCTCACGATCGTTCCGGGGCTCTCCCGGAAGGGCGCCACGCGGTCGATCATCGAGGGCGTACGCGTGCACGCCGACGAGCGAGGCAGCGGGCTCGGCACCCGGTTCATCGAGTGGGCGATCGAGGAATCCCGCCGCCAGGGCTGCCAGTTGGTCCAGCTGACCTCCGACGCCACCCGCACCGATGCCCACCGCTTCTATGAGCGGCTCGGGTTCAGCGCTTCACATCTGGGCTTCAAGCTTCAGCTCTGA
- a CDS encoding dienelactone hydrolase family protein produces the protein MTTVTTRTVTYPADGLTMIGHLALPAGADRRPAVLIGPEGPGLNDFQRRRADALAELGYVALAFDINGGRWFTDPQEMLAHTTPLLASPDRMRDIGHAALDVLRAEPRTDPDRIAAIGYGTGGAIALELGRDGVDLRAIGTVNATITGRPGEAARIRCPVWAGVGSEDPIMSPAQREAFATEMQDAGVDWRLVVYGGALHAFHHPPVDQTVLPGVGYHARHAQRAWSDIVGLLAECLPVTE, from the coding sequence ATGACGACGGTCACCACGCGAACAGTCACGTATCCCGCCGACGGCCTCACGATGATCGGACACCTCGCGCTCCCCGCCGGCGCCGACCGCCGGCCCGCGGTCCTGATCGGCCCTGAGGGGCCTGGCCTGAACGACTTCCAGCGCCGCCGGGCCGACGCCCTCGCCGAACTGGGCTACGTGGCGCTGGCCTTCGACATCAACGGCGGACGCTGGTTCACCGACCCGCAGGAGATGCTGGCTCATACGACTCCCCTGCTCGCCTCGCCCGACCGGATGCGGGACATCGGCCACGCGGCACTCGACGTGCTGCGCGCCGAACCACGGACCGACCCCGACCGGATCGCCGCCATCGGCTACGGCACCGGGGGCGCCATCGCGCTCGAACTCGGGCGCGACGGCGTCGACCTGCGCGCGATCGGGACGGTCAACGCGACGATCACGGGCCGGCCTGGCGAGGCGGCGCGCATCCGCTGTCCGGTGTGGGCCGGGGTCGGGTCGGAGGACCCGATCATGTCGCCCGCGCAGCGAGAAGCCTTCGCCACCGAGATGCAGGACGCGGGCGTCGACTGGCGTCTGGTGGTCTACGGCGGCGCCCTGCACGCCTTCCACCACCCGCCGGTCGACCAGACCGTGCTCCCCGGCGTCGGCTACCACGCACGTCACGCGCAGCGAGCCTGGAGCGACATCGTCGGCCTCCTCGCCGAGTGCCTTCCCGTGACGGAGTGA
- a CDS encoding MFS transporter → MTPPVEKLPAGFGRLWTAQTVSSFGDGVTHAALPLLALTLTRDPMALAVITAAGTLPWLLFGVLGGALVDRWDRRRTMWVTDAARAVLLAIPAAAAVLDVLSVPLLAAVAFLLGLGGLFFDTAATAYLPDLLGRDPALLQRANSRLRGTQTAASGFAGPPAGSALLALGRAIPLLADAVSFALSAALVRSLPAAPRPVPQARESLLRQARAGASYVLRDRLLLGLALRPAVGNVAFLAVETVLALFAHDRLGIGTFGFGLLLTAEATGGLLGAGIASFLGRRLGTGTALTCTAAVEGLAILGLAAAPNPYVAGFALAVCGAGMGATMVLGPSLRQTIVPAHLMGRVASTSRMLAMCAAPFGAFLGGWLATAYDVRTPLYAAAGLLLTMTAVTATTTSNRRVEAALRGAASPGGPRHPEPEVR, encoded by the coding sequence GTGACGCCGCCTGTCGAGAAGTTGCCTGCCGGCTTCGGACGGCTGTGGACCGCGCAGACGGTGTCCTCGTTCGGCGACGGGGTGACGCACGCCGCGCTGCCGCTGCTCGCGTTGACGTTGACGCGGGACCCGATGGCACTCGCCGTCATCACCGCCGCCGGCACGCTGCCGTGGCTGCTCTTCGGGGTGCTCGGCGGTGCGCTGGTGGACCGCTGGGATCGCCGGCGCACGATGTGGGTCACGGACGCGGCACGTGCGGTGCTGCTCGCGATACCGGCGGCAGCGGCCGTGCTCGACGTGCTGAGCGTTCCCCTGCTCGCGGCCGTCGCCTTCCTGCTCGGTCTCGGCGGACTCTTCTTCGACACGGCCGCCACGGCCTACCTGCCGGATCTGCTCGGCCGCGACCCCGCGCTCCTTCAGCGCGCCAACTCCCGCCTGCGCGGCACGCAGACCGCCGCGTCCGGTTTCGCGGGGCCGCCCGCGGGCAGTGCGCTCCTCGCACTCGGGCGGGCGATTCCGCTGCTCGCCGACGCGGTGTCGTTCGCGCTCTCCGCCGCTCTCGTACGGTCGCTGCCCGCCGCGCCACGGCCCGTACCGCAGGCCCGCGAGTCGCTGCTTCGGCAGGCGCGGGCCGGGGCCTCGTACGTCTTGCGGGATCGGTTGCTGCTCGGGCTCGCGCTGCGTCCGGCGGTCGGGAACGTCGCCTTCCTCGCCGTGGAGACCGTACTCGCCCTCTTCGCGCACGATCGTCTCGGCATCGGCACCTTCGGCTTCGGCCTGCTCCTCACGGCGGAGGCCACCGGCGGTCTGCTCGGCGCGGGCATCGCCTCCTTCCTCGGCCGACGACTCGGCACCGGCACCGCGCTGACCTGCACGGCCGCAGTCGAGGGACTCGCCATCCTGGGCCTTGCCGCCGCCCCGAACCCATACGTCGCCGGATTCGCGCTCGCCGTCTGCGGAGCGGGTATGGGCGCCACGATGGTGCTCGGGCCCTCCCTCCGGCAGACGATCGTCCCCGCCCACCTCATGGGCCGGGTCGCCTCCACCTCCCGCATGCTCGCCATGTGCGCCGCCCCGTTCGGCGCCTTCCTCGGCGGCTGGCTGGCCACCGCCTACGACGTACGCACCCCGCTCTACGCCGCCGCAGGCCTCCTCCTCACCATGACCGCCGTCACGGCGACCACGACCAGCAACCGCCGGGTCGAAGCGGCGCTGCGTGGCGCTGCCTCGCCCGGCGGCCCACGTCACCCGGAACCCGAGGTCCGATGA
- a CDS encoding ABC transporter permease, whose product MVRYPSMTLVLIGQPLLFLLLFVYVFGGTMGAGLPGAPTGDRGDYLTFITPGILMMAVASVSISTAVSVSTDMTNGVIDRFRTMAIAKVAVLTGHVLGAMIQTALALALVFAVAFPLGLGSAASVTQWCALVGLLGLVSFAMTWFTVALGLASPNPETASNWPMIFVLLPFVGSGFVPVDSMPAGLRWFAEHQPFTPIMDSFRGLLAGTPGGSDTFWAIGWCVAIGSGGYLWARRLYRTRAGR is encoded by the coding sequence ATGGTCCGGTACCCGTCGATGACACTGGTCCTGATCGGCCAGCCGCTGCTGTTCCTGCTGCTGTTCGTCTACGTCTTCGGCGGCACCATGGGCGCCGGGCTGCCGGGGGCACCGACGGGGGACCGCGGCGACTACCTGACGTTCATCACTCCAGGGATCCTGATGATGGCGGTGGCGAGCGTCTCCATCTCCACCGCGGTGTCGGTCTCCACCGACATGACCAACGGTGTCATCGACCGGTTCCGGACGATGGCCATAGCCAAGGTCGCGGTGCTCACCGGACACGTGCTCGGCGCGATGATCCAGACCGCGCTCGCGCTGGCCCTGGTCTTCGCCGTGGCGTTCCCGCTCGGGCTGGGGAGTGCCGCCTCGGTGACGCAGTGGTGCGCACTGGTCGGGCTGCTCGGCCTCGTCTCCTTCGCGATGACCTGGTTCACGGTGGCGCTGGGTCTGGCCTCCCCGAATCCGGAGACCGCGAGCAACTGGCCGATGATTTTCGTGCTGCTGCCGTTCGTCGGCAGCGGGTTCGTGCCGGTCGATTCGATGCCGGCCGGGCTGCGGTGGTTCGCGGAACATCAGCCGTTCACGCCGATCATGGACAGCTTCCGAGGGCTGCTGGCAGGAACGCCGGGCGGTTCCGACACGTTCTGGGCCATCGGCTGGTGCGTGGCGATCGGCTCGGGCGGATACCTCTGGGCGCGGCGCCTCTACCGGACCCGTGCCGGGCGCTAG
- a CDS encoding MATE family efflux transporter yields the protein MTQASAAPKDDRQRYGRHDREIIALAVPAFGALVAEPLFVMADSAIVGHLGTAQLAGLGVASGLLTTAVSVFVFLAYATTAAVARRVGADDLSAAIRQGMDGIWLALLLGAAVIAVVLPTAPALVEMFGASDAAAGYAITYLRISSLGIPAMLVVLAATGVLRGLQNTRTPLYVAIGGFVANGVLNVGLVYGADLGIAGSAWGTVVAQCGMAAVYLFVVVRGARRHGASLRPDAAGIRACAQAGVPLLVRTLSLRAILMIATAVAARIGDAEVAAHQIILALWSFLAFALDAIAIAGQAIIARYLGANDAEGARAVCRRMVQWGIASGVALGLLVVLARPLFIPLFTSDAAVQDTALPALIVVALAQPICGIVYVLDGVLMGAGDGRYLAWAMLLTLAAFTPAALLVPTLGGGLTTLWAAMTLMMTVRMLTLWLRSRSGRWIVTGATR from the coding sequence ATGACACAGGCTTCCGCCGCGCCCAAGGACGACCGCCAACGGTACGGCCGACACGACCGAGAGATCATCGCGCTCGCCGTCCCCGCCTTCGGCGCGCTGGTCGCCGAGCCCCTCTTCGTGATGGCCGACAGCGCCATCGTGGGCCACCTCGGCACCGCGCAACTGGCCGGCCTCGGTGTCGCCTCGGGCCTCCTCACCACCGCGGTGAGCGTGTTCGTCTTCCTCGCCTACGCCACCACCGCCGCCGTCGCCCGCCGCGTCGGCGCCGACGACCTGTCGGCAGCCATCCGCCAAGGCATGGACGGCATCTGGCTCGCACTGCTGCTCGGCGCCGCGGTCATCGCTGTCGTCCTGCCCACGGCACCCGCACTCGTGGAGATGTTCGGCGCCTCGGACGCGGCGGCCGGATACGCGATCACGTATCTGCGGATCTCCTCACTCGGCATCCCCGCCATGCTCGTCGTGCTCGCCGCCACCGGTGTACTGCGCGGCCTCCAGAACACCAGGACCCCGCTCTACGTAGCCATCGGCGGCTTTGTCGCCAACGGCGTCCTCAACGTCGGCCTCGTCTACGGCGCCGACCTGGGCATCGCCGGCTCCGCCTGGGGCACCGTCGTCGCCCAATGCGGCATGGCAGCGGTCTACCTCTTCGTCGTCGTCCGCGGTGCCAGACGCCACGGCGCCTCACTGCGCCCCGACGCCGCCGGGATCAGGGCCTGCGCCCAGGCGGGGGTCCCGCTCCTGGTCCGCACGCTCTCCCTGCGGGCCATCTTGATGATCGCGACCGCGGTGGCCGCACGCATCGGTGACGCCGAGGTGGCCGCCCACCAGATCATTCTCGCCCTGTGGAGTTTTCTGGCCTTCGCGCTGGACGCCATCGCCATCGCCGGGCAGGCGATCATCGCCCGTTACCTCGGCGCCAACGACGCGGAAGGCGCCCGCGCCGTCTGCCGACGCATGGTGCAGTGGGGTATCGCCTCGGGCGTCGCGCTCGGCCTGCTCGTCGTCCTCGCCCGACCGCTCTTCATCCCGCTCTTCACCAGCGACGCCGCCGTCCAGGACACGGCACTGCCCGCTCTCATCGTCGTGGCGCTCGCCCAGCCGATCTGCGGCATCGTCTACGTGCTCGACGGCGTCCTGATGGGCGCCGGTGACGGGCGGTACCTCGCCTGGGCGATGCTGCTCACGCTCGCGGCGTTCACACCGGCCGCCCTGCTGGTGCCGACCCTCGGCGGCGGCCTGACCACCCTGTGGGCAGCGATGACCCTCATGATGACGGTGCGCATGCTGACCCTCTGGCTGCGCTCCCGCTCCGGCCGCTGGATCGTCACGGGCGCCACGCGCTGA